The genomic segment GCTTCACAACAACCGGGCAAACGCCGTGTGGTAAGTCTCATTCCCGTCTCCACTGGCCATTAATTCGTCGACGCTTACTGTCAAACTGCGTCGGAGGTGTTTGCGACATTAACGACCAGCTCAGACGTGAGTGTCGATGCCCTGACGGACCAACAGTTGCGCCAGCACATTACGGCACTGTTCCAACCGTGGCAGGTCGCAATCGGCCATCAACCGGAGATGACTGACCGTGGTTTGCACCCGCCGATAATCCGCCGTCAATTGCTTTTTGGGGATTTGAGTCTCCTCCGCCCCCTGCACTTTCATCGGCACACCGGCGCTGTCGCCAGCAAACGCGGCCACAGCGCCGCCCAGTCAGAACCATGGTCCATCCCCGGCACCACGTCCACCTGCGCGCAGCGCTCGCCCACGGCTTTTTGAAAACGCGCGGCGACAGCGGGCGGCACCGTACTGTCATCGGCACCGCTGAAATGGATTTGCGGCAGGGTTGATAGTTTCGCTGCCACGTCTGCCGCGCTTTGCGCCTCCGGCATGGCGGAAACCCGGTGAAGCGCATTGACGTACGCGACATCGAGATTTCCCGCTACCGTACGCAGCGAAACCACATCCGCACGCCGCGCCGCCAGCAACGCAGCAATATTTCCGCCGCCGGAATAGCCCACCAGTTCTATCCTGGCCTGCGGAAAGCGCTGCATCACCTGATTCAGGGCATCATTCATCGCCTCGATAACGTTTGATGAAAACCGCTTATCTGTCCAGAGATGTGCATGACAGGTGGCCGGTAACGGCGGCCCGATAAACTGGCATGGCCGCGCCAGGTAAAGAAGATTACGGGAAGGATCGGCCGCCGCGAGTTTCAGGCCGATGGGATTATGTGGCGTGGGGTCGTCGGACGGGCGCGTGCGATTCACCCAGGCAAAACCGTCTCCTTCGATATAAACCCGTAAATGCGTGACCGGTGGCGTTATATGCTGCCAGGTGCGAAGCGTTATTCCGCGCGCCGGGAAATCCTCCCGGATAAACCCCCTGCTTTTTGCGATCTCGCTCGCATTTTCACGAAAGTGTTGAGTGGTACAGCCTGCTAACCATAAAGCCATACTAATCAATAATGCACGCGTAAACAGCAGGTGTTTTTTGTCCATTTTTATCTTCCGGCGGGATTTTTATTCAACCAAAACGCTAAAGTTTCACTTAGGGGGCGCCGAAAATAGTTAAGCCTCGCTTATCGTTTTCATTGCAAGCAATTATGTGTAGCGCAACGGAATGTAAGCAGACAAATCGGAACGTAACACATAACGGCTTTTTTCCTAAACCTTAAGCGCGGAATCGCACGGTACATCATGAAGAAATTACGGTTTAGCCAGCAGGGAACTCTGCTGGTAGCGTTAACCTCTGCTCAGGGACTGCTGGCACCTTATGCCTTCGCGGTTTCGAACGACTATATCATTTCCAGCCAGCAATCTGATGTTCAGCTCTCGGCCTCCTACAATCTGGTGCAGGTAACGAATACCGGTTCTGCCCTCAGTAGCGTCGGTTCGGCGCTCAGTATTGGGCAGGGT from the Cronobacter condimenti 1330 genome contains:
- a CDS encoding alpha/beta fold hydrolase, producing MDKKHLLFTRALLISMALWLAGCTTQHFRENASEIAKSRGFIREDFPARGITLRTWQHITPPVTHLRVYIEGDGFAWVNRTRPSDDPTPHNPIGLKLAAADPSRNLLYLARPCQFIGPPLPATCHAHLWTDKRFSSNVIEAMNDALNQVMQRFPQARIELVGYSGGGNIAALLAARRADVVSLRTVAGNLDVAYVNALHRVSAMPEAQSAADVAAKLSTLPQIHFSGADDSTVPPAVAARFQKAVGERCAQVDVVPGMDHGSDWAALWPRLLATAPVCR